One Campylobacterota bacterium DNA window includes the following coding sequences:
- a CDS encoding DUF4080 domain-containing protein — protein MHPIILTTLNARYAHSALGLRYLYANLRELQSDAAILEFTINEQVQSIAERLLEHSPRIIGIGVYIWNASETAELIGVLKKVSPQTFIVLGGPEAGHLPHRVDFSKADCIIGGEGEIAFYEVCRSVLNAQAPAERFIKAPLPDLTSIALPYSAYADEDVAHRYIYVEASRGCPFECEFCLSSIDEKVRNFPLETLLEEFETLWQRGARSFKFIDRTFNLNMTFANAILDFFLSKEPPYFAHFEVIPDHFPESLRHKISLFPPGSLQLEIGIQTLDPLIAKGINRPLRLEKIIDNLRFLESCTSAHLHLDLIVGLPGESLEGFGRNLDTLVSLTRSEIQIGILKNLSGTTLSRHDAAHGMLYADTPPYDILQNDLLSFTQIQKMKRFARFWDIYYNSGNFDSTVRLLWEGKSVFESFYAFSEWIYARTLSTWKISLERQSALIYEYLCTLRDTDTVRSTLLEDIAKSEGRTLPHYLKHETNNRDESKKSVVPKRQAKRMDE, from the coding sequence ATGCACCCTATCATCCTCACGACCCTCAATGCCCGATACGCCCACAGCGCCCTCGGGCTGCGCTATCTCTATGCCAACCTGCGCGAGCTGCAAAGCGACGCTGCGATTCTGGAATTTACGATCAACGAGCAGGTTCAAAGTATCGCTGAGAGGCTGCTCGAACACTCCCCCCGCATCATCGGCATAGGCGTCTACATCTGGAACGCCTCCGAAACGGCGGAACTGATCGGGGTCCTGAAAAAAGTCTCCCCTCAAACCTTCATCGTCCTCGGCGGCCCCGAAGCGGGCCATCTTCCCCACCGCGTCGATTTTTCCAAAGCCGACTGCATCATCGGCGGCGAGGGGGAAATCGCCTTTTACGAAGTATGCCGCAGTGTCCTGAACGCTCAAGCTCCCGCAGAACGGTTCATCAAAGCCCCGCTTCCCGATCTTACATCGATCGCGCTCCCCTACTCCGCCTACGCTGACGAAGACGTGGCCCACCGATACATCTACGTCGAAGCCTCGCGCGGCTGCCCGTTCGAATGCGAGTTTTGCCTCTCCTCGATCGACGAAAAGGTGCGCAATTTTCCGCTCGAAACGTTGCTTGAAGAGTTCGAAACCCTCTGGCAGCGCGGCGCGCGCAGTTTCAAATTCATCGACCGCACCTTTAACCTCAATATGACCTTCGCCAATGCGATCCTCGATTTCTTTTTGTCCAAGGAACCACCCTATTTCGCCCATTTCGAAGTGATCCCCGACCATTTCCCCGAATCGCTCCGTCACAAAATCTCCCTTTTCCCTCCCGGATCGCTCCAACTGGAAATCGGAATACAGACCCTCGACCCCCTCATCGCCAAAGGGATCAACCGTCCCCTGCGGCTTGAAAAGATTATCGACAACCTGCGGTTCCTCGAAAGCTGCACCTCGGCGCATCTGCACCTCGATCTCATCGTAGGCCTTCCGGGTGAGAGTCTCGAAGGATTCGGACGGAACCTCGACACCCTCGTCTCTCTCACCCGCAGCGAAATCCAGATCGGGATTCTCAAAAACCTCTCCGGCACCACCCTCTCGCGCCACGATGCCGCGCACGGGATGCTCTATGCCGACACACCTCCCTATGACATTTTGCAAAACGATCTCCTCAGCTTCACACAGATACAGAAGATGAAACGGTTCGCCCGGTTTTGGGACATCTATTACAACAGCGGAAATTTCGATTCGACGGTACGATTGCTTTGGGAGGGGAAAAGCGTATTCGAGTCGTTTTACGCCTTCAGCGAGTGGATCTATGCCCGTACCCTCTCAACCTGGAAAATTTCACTGGAGCGCCAAAGCGCCCTGATCTACGAATACCTCTGCACGCTCCGGGATACCGATACGGTACGTTCCACACTGCTCGAAGATATCGCCAAGTCCGAAGGAAGGACGTTACCGCACTATCTGAAACACGAGACGAACAACCGGGATGAAAGTAAAAAAAGCGTAGTCCCCAAGCGGCAGGCCAAACGGATGGATGAGTAA
- a CDS encoding twin-arginine translocation signal domain-containing protein yields the protein MDRRNFLKVVAAGATVVAVSPSLIRGNLYAADGALFKAYEKAQLVDAAGKPIKASSLAKEVTYIFNYPYASTPCMLINLPKPTATDVQLTSETGEKYVWKSGVGKERTLVAYVAICTHQLTHPTPNDSFIGYVPTNKKTMAYDKSGVIVCSSHLSAFDAGSGAKVLGGAATQPLNAVVLEHAADDTLWAVGILGQDKFHDYFQAFRPEIKEFYGKPAESKKLVSISAKTVKLSEFSKEIIQY from the coding sequence ATGGATAGAAGAAATTTTTTGAAAGTTGTTGCCGCAGGTGCAACGGTTGTTGCGGTCAGCCCATCGCTGATCCGCGGAAATTTGTATGCCGCAGACGGCGCCCTTTTCAAAGCGTATGAGAAGGCACAGCTGGTTGATGCGGCCGGTAAACCGATCAAGGCCTCAAGTCTGGCCAAGGAAGTGACGTATATCTTCAATTATCCGTACGCTTCGACTCCGTGTATGTTGATCAACCTCCCCAAACCGACGGCGACGGACGTTCAGCTTACCTCCGAAACCGGTGAGAAATACGTCTGGAAAAGCGGCGTCGGCAAAGAGCGTACGCTGGTCGCATACGTGGCGATCTGTACCCACCAGCTGACTCACCCGACTCCGAACGACAGTTTCATCGGATACGTCCCGACCAACAAAAAAACGATGGCGTACGATAAAAGCGGCGTAATCGTCTGTTCGTCTCACCTCTCGGCGTTCGATGCCGGTTCGGGTGCCAAAGTTCTCGGCGGGGCGGCGACGCAACCTTTGAATGCGGTGGTGCTCGAACACGCGGCCGACGATACCCTGTGGGCTGTCGGGATTTTGGGTCAGGACAAATTCCACGACTATTTCCAGGCGTTCCGTCCGGAGATCAAAGAGTTTTACGGGAAACCGGCAGAGTCGAAAAAGCTCGTTTCCATTTCGGCCAAGACCGTCAAACTCAGCGAGTTTTCGAAAGAAATTATCCAATATTAA
- a CDS encoding cation:proton antiporter has protein sequence MNELTQILMLLGIGVAVIVVFQQFRIPTSLGYLLVGAILSPYTIGPTLNVPELKVIAEFGVVFLLFTIGLNYSLPQLHALRHQVLGLGTAQVVLSTVIVGGLLWAFGLPPAVAFVIGAVFAQSSSTIIASQLAEQNEENTAHGRLGIAMSVFQDVTAVPFLVIIPVLGMAVTADVLGMALGWAFAKAILAFALVFIAGRWLLRPLFHLVATRQSPEVFTLTVLLVALVAAWSSNSLGLSLAFGAFLAGMMLGETEFRHQVESSIRPFRDVLLGLFFVGIGMLFNPAAIPHIWYWAVLGALLILISKILIVAVLVKKSGMDLSDAWRTGLLLSVGGEFGFALLAIALDSRVIDTDLGQIVLTSVLFSLIGGSLLIRYNEAIAKLLSGHRTLPHPLPESLIDSSEQVLIGGYGRVGHTVAVLMQERGIEFKAFDTDPERVAEGLAEGHPVAYGDISDPELLSAIRAERASLVVMTVDDSKQALRAVSFLRKISPDLPIIVRAKDAEASMKLLEEGATHAYPEAIEASLSLGATALQMLDVASEEVEQLIQSVRDRNYKPILEQRSSRPV, from the coding sequence ATGAACGAACTTACTCAGATTTTGATGCTGCTCGGAATCGGGGTGGCGGTCATCGTCGTTTTCCAGCAATTCCGAATCCCCACGAGTCTGGGGTATCTCCTCGTCGGAGCCATCCTCAGCCCCTACACAATCGGCCCCACCCTTAATGTTCCCGAGCTCAAAGTCATCGCCGAATTCGGGGTCGTCTTCCTCCTTTTCACGATCGGTCTGAACTACTCGCTGCCCCAGCTGCATGCCCTGCGCCACCAGGTTTTGGGACTGGGGACCGCACAGGTGGTCCTATCCACCGTAATCGTGGGAGGTTTGCTGTGGGCTTTCGGCCTCCCCCCCGCCGTCGCTTTCGTCATCGGTGCCGTGTTTGCACAGTCTTCCTCCACCATCATCGCCAGCCAGCTGGCCGAGCAAAATGAAGAAAACACGGCTCACGGACGGCTGGGGATCGCCATGTCGGTCTTTCAGGACGTCACCGCCGTCCCTTTTCTCGTCATCATTCCGGTCCTTGGTATGGCGGTTACCGCCGATGTTCTGGGGATGGCGCTAGGGTGGGCTTTTGCCAAAGCAATCCTCGCCTTTGCGCTTGTGTTTATCGCCGGGCGATGGCTCCTTCGCCCCCTGTTTCACCTCGTCGCTACCCGCCAGTCTCCAGAGGTATTTACCCTCACGGTACTGCTCGTGGCGCTGGTGGCCGCGTGGTCGTCCAACAGTCTGGGCCTCTCGCTCGCATTCGGTGCGTTTCTGGCAGGTATGATGCTGGGAGAAACGGAGTTCCGCCATCAGGTCGAATCAAGCATCCGCCCCTTTCGGGATGTGTTGCTGGGGCTTTTCTTCGTCGGAATCGGGATGCTTTTCAACCCTGCGGCAATTCCCCATATCTGGTATTGGGCGGTGCTGGGGGCGCTGCTGATCCTGATCAGTAAAATCCTCATCGTCGCCGTACTGGTCAAAAAAAGCGGCATGGACCTCTCCGACGCCTGGAGAACCGGGCTACTGCTTTCGGTGGGAGGAGAGTTCGGTTTCGCCCTCCTCGCGATCGCCCTGGATTCGCGCGTGATCGATACCGATCTGGGACAGATCGTCCTGACATCGGTCCTTTTTTCGCTCATCGGGGGTTCACTGCTGATCCGCTACAATGAAGCCATCGCCAAATTGCTATCCGGCCACCGCACTCTGCCGCATCCCCTCCCCGAGTCGCTGATCGATTCGAGCGAACAGGTCCTCATCGGAGGTTACGGCCGGGTCGGGCACACCGTGGCGGTGCTTATGCAGGAACGGGGGATCGAGTTCAAAGCGTTCGATACCGATCCCGAACGGGTTGCCGAAGGGCTCGCCGAAGGGCATCCCGTCGCCTACGGCGATATTTCCGATCCTGAACTCCTCTCAGCCATTCGCGCCGAACGCGCTTCATTGGTCGTAATGACCGTTGATGATTCCAAACAGGCCCTCAGAGCGGTTTCGTTTTTGCGAAAAATATCTCCCGATTTGCCGATCATCGTCCGAGCCAAAGATGCCGAAGCGAGTATGAAACTGCTCGAAGAAGGTGCGACGCATGCCTATCCCGAAGCGATCGAAGCGAGCCTGAGCCTGGGGGCAACCGCCTTGCAGATGCTTGACGTTGCAAGTGAAGAGGTAGAACAGCTGATCCAAAGCGTACGGGATCGCAATTACAAACCGATACTCGAACAGCGCTCATCCCGACCCGTATGA
- a CDS encoding porin, which translates to MKLGKLSLVAVMALGTSAFAIDNVKVNGEAKVWYQTSETLGSNLDMFDHGTNSLAEVSLLVGATMDLAPNLSMGASAYALTTLGLENNLVGQVPTARLNPDGTAASGALDDQSWARELYLAYTAGKTTLKVGRQELNTPLAFTEKWNVVDNTFDAAVVLNNDLPDTTLVGAWVGKDNGAASNTTVNNGGKFSTFGATGAYAAGAINKSIPNTTVQAWYYDVQSVADAYWLQADAKLMGDMVELGLQYANMDKKYVNYSDTDIYAVKLGVNVANSNIYAAYSSASDNNGNGIAQADNFSNVATGDKSMIYTALGSIYMDGEHTTKSDTDAWKIGASTKMIPGVTLSASYGEAETDGNNNAANKAEYSAWDVIASGKVGPLGLTAIYTQYDKEDNTGAKTIDTDTLRIIASLKF; encoded by the coding sequence ATGAAATTAGGAAAACTGAGTCTTGTAGCCGTAATGGCTCTGGGAACAAGCGCGTTTGCGATCGACAACGTCAAAGTAAACGGTGAAGCAAAAGTTTGGTATCAAACATCCGAAACACTGGGAAGCAACCTGGATATGTTCGACCACGGGACAAACTCGTTGGCGGAAGTATCATTGTTGGTCGGTGCAACGATGGACCTTGCTCCAAACCTCAGCATGGGTGCCAGCGCGTACGCGTTGACAACACTCGGTCTTGAGAACAACCTCGTCGGACAGGTTCCTACCGCACGTTTGAATCCAGATGGTACAGCCGCGTCAGGTGCGCTGGACGACCAGTCATGGGCCCGCGAATTGTACCTTGCCTACACTGCCGGCAAAACGACGCTCAAAGTCGGTCGCCAGGAACTGAATACTCCGCTTGCGTTCACGGAAAAATGGAACGTTGTTGACAATACTTTCGATGCTGCGGTTGTATTGAACAACGATCTTCCGGACACGACACTCGTCGGTGCATGGGTCGGTAAAGACAACGGTGCCGCCAGCAACACAACTGTCAACAACGGCGGTAAATTCTCGACGTTCGGTGCTACCGGTGCTTACGCTGCGGGTGCGATCAATAAATCAATTCCTAACACAACGGTTCAGGCGTGGTACTACGACGTTCAGAGCGTTGCGGATGCATACTGGTTGCAGGCTGATGCCAAACTGATGGGCGACATGGTCGAACTTGGTCTTCAGTACGCAAACATGGATAAAAAATACGTTAACTACAGCGACACTGATATCTATGCAGTGAAACTGGGTGTAAACGTTGCTAACTCAAACATCTATGCAGCGTATTCGTCTGCAAGCGACAACAACGGGAACGGTATCGCACAAGCGGATAACTTTTCTAACGTTGCAACGGGCGATAAATCAATGATTTACACTGCGCTGGGAAGCATCTACATGGATGGCGAGCACACTACGAAATCTGATACAGATGCGTGGAAAATCGGTGCGTCAACCAAAATGATCCCGGGTGTCACTTTGTCAGCTAGCTACGGTGAAGCCGAAACAGACGGTAACAACAATGCTGCAAACAAAGCTGAATACAGTGCATGGGATGTTATTGCATCCGGTAAAGTTGGACCACTTGGTTTGACCGCTATCTACACACAGTATGATAAAGAAGATAATACTGGTGCAAAAACAATCGATACCGATACTCTCCGTATCATCGCTTCTTTGAAATTCTAA
- a CDS encoding universal stress protein, producing the protein MKKMTILVATDFSETGLTVVRKALSLAQSHGADLHVVHVIEESWFALKQEIKSIREHSWSALSTQFPHLNKKFFHCMQGNVVREIAEIAEQIGATLLVIGSSGETYMFKELLVGSTTKSIIRNSSIPVLVIKNDLPLNPRRILIPTNFSDHSRTAILATADLFPNAELSLLNIYNLPFEGRLKTYGFTEEDILEYQMQISQNEELAAETFAASLHLLPEKVQMLTRKGPLNPPLFMEISGSYGTDLISIHTSGSFSFFAFDLLEEADHDVLIFKF; encoded by the coding sequence ATGAAAAAAATGACGATTTTGGTAGCTACCGACTTCTCCGAAACCGGCCTGACGGTGGTGCGCAAAGCGCTCTCACTCGCCCAATCCCACGGTGCCGATCTGCATGTGGTCCACGTCATCGAAGAATCGTGGTTTGCCCTCAAACAGGAGATCAAATCGATCCGCGAACACAGCTGGAGTGCTTTAAGTACACAGTTCCCGCATCTGAACAAAAAATTCTTTCACTGCATGCAAGGCAACGTCGTCCGCGAAATCGCCGAAATCGCCGAGCAGATCGGAGCGACGCTTCTCGTGATCGGCAGCAGCGGCGAGACCTATATGTTCAAAGAGCTTCTGGTAGGATCGACAACCAAAAGCATCATCCGCAACTCTTCGATTCCCGTGCTGGTCATCAAAAACGATCTTCCGCTGAACCCGCGCCGCATTTTGATCCCGACCAATTTTTCCGATCACTCCAGGACCGCAATTCTCGCAACGGCGGACCTTTTCCCCAATGCCGAGCTTTCACTGCTCAATATCTACAACCTCCCTTTCGAAGGCCGGCTAAAAACGTACGGTTTTACCGAAGAGGATATCCTCGAATATCAGATGCAGATCAGCCAAAACGAAGAGCTCGCTGCCGAGACGTTCGCCGCATCCCTGCACCTCTTGCCCGAAAAGGTTCAGATGCTCACCCGCAAAGGACCGCTTAACCCTCCCCTTTTCATGGAGATATCGGGATCTTACGGAACCGATCTCATCAGCATCCACACATCCGGTTCGTTCAGCTTTTTCGCATTCGATCTTCTCGAAGAAGCCGACCACGACGTTCTGATCTTCAAATTTTAA
- the ppsA gene encoding phosphoenolpyruvate synthase, whose protein sequence is MRYIRRFDSLNIHDIALVGGKNASLGEMIGSLKKLGVKVPEGFAVTADGYRVFVNHNGFEPKIRALFEGVDIADIEELSRCGEAVRTLMLSGEMPEELKNEIAAAYHEMEKEYAMSSVDVAVRSSATAEDLPDASFAGQQESYLNVRGETMLVEHVKRCFASLFTDRAISYRHSRGYDHFAVALSVGVQKMVRSDLASSGVMFTIDTENGSENLILINSIYGLGENIVGGRVNPDEFYVFKPTLREGKVSILKRQLGSKALTMRYDERHHTVNLATPKKLQERFSITDDEVAVLARYAMIIEEHYTTQAGEYRPMDIEWAKDGQSGELFIVQARPETVQSRRMGENILEQYHINTTKTRNVLASGKAIGEKIGAGKVKIIRSPHESDRFNEGEVLVADITDPDWEPIMKKASAVITNRGGRTCHAAIVAREIGVPAIVGTGNATEVLSEGDEVTVSCAEGENGNVYAGLLDFEIKKTDLGTLPPTKTKLYMNVGNPEIAFKVAKLPNDGVGLARMEFIVTQYVKAHPMALVDKAKGKTLSDEDAVVEAMRGYDDPKRFFVDKVAEGVGMIAAAFYPKPVIVRTTDFKSNEYKHMSGGFAYERDEENPMIGFRGASRYYSQEYREAFLWECEALKRVRDEMGLTNVKVMLPFVRTPEEGKKAITVMNEAGLVQGENALEVYAMCEIPANVILVDQFLEIFDGYSIGSNDLTQLVLGVDRDSALVSSVFDERNEAVTRMLSMAIRACKERGKYIGICGQAPSDYPEITRFLVQQGIDSISLNPDSLLKMRQVVSEFER, encoded by the coding sequence ATGCGCTACATTCGCCGTTTTGATTCGCTGAATATTCATGATATCGCTTTGGTCGGGGGTAAAAACGCTTCGCTCGGAGAAATGATCGGTTCGCTTAAAAAACTCGGGGTCAAGGTACCCGAGGGGTTTGCCGTTACGGCCGATGGGTACCGTGTTTTCGTGAACCATAACGGGTTCGAACCCAAAATCCGCGCATTGTTCGAGGGGGTAGACATCGCCGACATCGAAGAGCTCTCCCGCTGCGGGGAAGCGGTGCGGACGCTGATGCTCTCGGGCGAGATGCCCGAAGAACTTAAAAACGAGATCGCCGCCGCCTACCACGAGATGGAAAAAGAGTATGCGATGTCCTCGGTGGACGTAGCCGTCCGCTCCTCTGCCACGGCGGAAGATCTGCCCGATGCGAGTTTCGCGGGGCAGCAGGAGAGCTATCTCAACGTGCGCGGCGAGACCATGCTCGTCGAACACGTCAAACGCTGTTTCGCATCCCTCTTCACCGACCGCGCGATCAGCTACCGTCACAGCCGGGGGTATGACCATTTCGCGGTTGCCCTCTCCGTCGGCGTTCAGAAGATGGTACGCAGCGATCTGGCCAGCAGCGGCGTCATGTTTACCATCGACACGGAAAACGGCTCGGAAAACCTGATCCTCATCAACTCGATTTACGGACTGGGCGAGAACATCGTCGGCGGGAGGGTCAACCCCGATGAGTTTTACGTTTTCAAACCCACGCTGCGGGAGGGCAAAGTATCGATCCTCAAACGTCAGCTCGGTTCCAAAGCCCTTACAATGCGCTATGACGAGCGTCACCATACCGTGAATCTGGCCACGCCCAAAAAACTGCAGGAACGTTTTTCGATTACCGATGACGAAGTCGCGGTGCTCGCCCGCTACGCGATGATTATCGAAGAGCACTATACGACGCAGGCGGGAGAATACCGTCCGATGGACATCGAATGGGCCAAAGACGGTCAGAGCGGCGAGCTGTTTATCGTGCAGGCCCGCCCCGAGACGGTTCAGAGCCGCCGGATGGGTGAGAATATTCTTGAGCAATACCACATCAACACAACCAAAACACGAAATGTTTTGGCCAGCGGAAAAGCGATCGGGGAGAAGATCGGGGCGGGCAAAGTGAAAATCATCCGTTCACCCCACGAAAGCGACCGTTTCAACGAAGGGGAAGTGCTCGTTGCCGACATCACCGATCCTGATTGGGAACCGATCATGAAAAAAGCGTCCGCCGTCATCACCAACCGCGGCGGGCGTACCTGCCATGCCGCGATCGTCGCGCGCGAGATCGGCGTTCCCGCGATCGTGGGGACGGGGAATGCGACGGAAGTGCTCAGCGAAGGGGACGAAGTGACCGTCAGTTGCGCCGAAGGGGAAAACGGGAACGTCTATGCGGGTCTGCTGGATTTTGAGATCAAAAAAACCGATCTGGGGACGCTCCCGCCGACCAAAACCAAACTTTACATGAACGTGGGGAACCCCGAAATCGCGTTTAAAGTCGCCAAGCTGCCCAACGACGGGGTAGGGCTGGCGCGGATGGAGTTTATCGTCACCCAGTACGTCAAAGCCCACCCGATGGCGCTGGTTGACAAGGCGAAGGGAAAAACGCTCAGCGACGAAGACGCGGTTGTCGAAGCGATGAGGGGATACGACGATCCCAAACGGTTTTTTGTCGACAAGGTCGCCGAAGGGGTCGGGATGATCGCCGCGGCATTTTATCCCAAGCCGGTCATCGTCCGAACCACGGACTTTAAATCGAATGAATACAAGCACATGAGCGGCGGATTTGCGTACGAGCGCGACGAAGAGAACCCGATGATCGGGTTTCGGGGGGCGAGCCGTTATTATTCGCAGGAGTACCGCGAAGCGTTCCTGTGGGAATGCGAGGCGCTGAAGCGGGTACGCGACGAGATGGGCCTTACCAACGTCAAAGTGATGCTCCCTTTCGTCCGGACTCCCGAAGAGGGGAAAAAAGCGATTACGGTGATGAACGAAGCGGGGCTCGTGCAGGGGGAGAACGCTCTGGAGGTCTATGCAATGTGCGAGATTCCCGCCAACGTCATTCTGGTGGATCAGTTTTTGGAAATCTTCGACGGCTACAGCATCGGTAGTAATGATCTGACGCAGCTTGTGCTGGGAGTCGATCGCGACAGCGCGCTGGTATCGTCGGTATTCGACGAACGTAACGAAGCGGTCACGCGGATGCTCAGTATGGCGATCCGTGCGTGCAAAGAGCGGGGAAAATACATCGGCATCTGCGGTCAGGCCCCCTCCGATTACCCCGAAATCACCCGTTTTCTCGTTCAGCAGGGGATCGATTCGATCTCGCTCAATCCCGATTCGCTCCTGAAAATGCGGCAGGTCGTCAGCGAATTCGAGCGTTAA